CGGGATGCTGGGATAGACGGTGCGGTCAACCACGCCGTCGCGCTCCAGCTTGCGGAGGGTCGCCGTCAGCATCCGCTGACTGATGCCGTCAATTTGCCGTTTGAGGGTGCTGAAGCGGGCCGGGCCCTGGGCAAGATTCACGATCACGCTCGCGGCCCATTTGTCACCGACCCGTTCCAGGATGCTCCGCACAGGACACTCGGCGTCGTCTGCCTGCGGACCACAGAGAGGCACATCGGTGATACTCGGTTCCCTTGGTGTGCTGTCTTCCATACCGGTCCAACATGGCACATACTCCATTCAGTTACGAATCCTGCCTTAGTTCTGTTTCGTAACCTGGATGGACACGGCCTGGCTGTCGTGGCGGTTTGACGTCAACCCAGCCTGCAGACCAGCGCCACCGCTGGTGCAGTGCAGGTACCAGACAGGTCTCAGGAGCAGTCCATTCGAGGACGGAAGACATCACCTGCCCAGCCCCCACGCATCCCTCTAACCGCCCCTTAGCTGTTGTTTCCAAGGAGAAATCACTTGACCCCCATTGACCCCACTTCACAGTCGTCAGGAGCAGGAACAGCGCAGACGCCGCTGACCACGCTTAACCCGGCTGCCGGGCACCTCACCATCATCAACACCTACACCGTGGCGCCCGAACGCGCGGACGCGCTGCTGGCGACGCTTATCCGCGCCACTGAGGAGACCCTGCTTTGTTCCGGGCTTCGTCTCGGCCAACTTTCACATCAATGCCGAGCGCACCCAGATTGTCAACTATGCCCAGTGGGAAAGTCGAGAGGCGCTGCTGAGGGCCGGAGGCGACCCCGCAGTGGTTACGCTCATTCAGGAGGCTGGCCAGATCGCCGAGCGGTTTACCCCAGTGCAGTACGAACTGCGGCAATCTATCGCGGGGGCCAGTGGCCTTGACTCGCTGAAACCTTGAGCCGGGCACACCTATTCTCAGGTGTGCCCGGTCAAGGCTGGGCCGAAGGGGAGTGGTCTTCAGGGGTCGCAGGGCGCCCGGTCAATCTTGACGTCGTAGCGGCCAGAGTTGTCCAGCGTATAAGAGTCATTGTGAGTGAGCCACAGGTGACCGCCCGCCGGCACACACGTCCATTCCGCAAACCCGTAGCCCCAGGTCAGGGCCGACGTGTCCGTCTTAGGCTGCCCCGGCTGGGTGACGCGGGCCACCAGGTTAAAGCGGTTTTGGACGTTGTCCGCCGGGAAGTCGTAGGTCCAGCCGGCGCGGTCCGTGCCTTCGGGGCCCAGAGGCCAGTTCAGCCAGGTGCCGTTGTCGCCCACAAACACTGTCCCGGCGGCCACCAGGCGCACTTTCGTGTTGGCCGGCAGCGTGATGCCCGTGTCCTGCCAGTTGTAGTCCGTGCCCCGGATGTCGAAACTCAGGTCGGGAGTCACGACCGTCACCGTCACTTCGCGGGTCAGGGTGCCGCTGACCGCGCGCACCTTGTACGTTCCGGGCTGGGCCGGGGCGGTGTAGGTGCCGTCTGCGCTCACGGTCCCCTGGTCAGCGCTCCAGGTGATGCTGGCCGGATTCAGGCCGCCGGTCAGCTGCACACGCAGAGGCAGGCTCCGGCCGACAAACACGGTGGCCGCGCTGGGCTGGACCGAGAACCCCGGCGTGTGCTCCTCGCGGTGGTGCGCCAGGACTTCCGCGTCGCGGTCAGTCAGCAGCACGTCCATCACGCAGGCCTCCAGGGCCGAGGGCGGCAGGGGCACATCTGGCGTGACAGGGTCGTTGTCGCGGCCCAGGCAGCGGTCTTCGGCCTGCTGAAAGGCCGCGGGGTCGCGTCCACGCAGGCCGTCCAGGGTCACGATCTGGCTGGGGAAACTGAGGTCCGTGAAGGTGGCGGTGGACTGGCCAGCGGCGTAGTCAAACAGCGAGGTTGCGTCCGTGACGCGCCAGCTGTGGCCAAAGGTCCAGTGGAGGTCGTGGGCACTGGGGTTTGTCAGGGGCTGACCGGCGCCCTGCACCACAAAGTCGTCGTCCTGGCCGTTGGCATTGCCCAGCAGGCCGGTGACCTGCCCGCGCCGCGCTGCGGCCAGCCGCAGGTGCACGGACGAGCCGTGCATCCGAACGAAGGTGCCGTCCGGCCAGGTCACGGTGACGCGGGCGCCGTCGCGGTCAATGCGGCCACCGCCCGGCAGGGTCACGGTGGGCACACCTGTCCCGATGCCCTGCCCATTCACCCGCAGCGCGCCGTCTCCGGCCACGTTCACGCGGTTCTGCCCGACCCGCAGGGCGTAGGCGCTGTTCCAGGCCACCTGACCGTAAAACCACCCGTTGGGTTCCTTGACCGTCCGCACCTGCACTTCAAAGTCGCCTGCGCTCTGGGTGGTGCGCGCCAGCACGAACTCGCCGACCAGTTGCAGGTCGTAGCGCTGGCCGTCCAGCGTTTCCAGGTGCGGGTCCCCGGTGCTGCCACCGTCCGGCGCCTCGCCCTTGCAGACAAAAGTGACGGTGGCGTCTCGCGTTGCAGTGTCCCCACCCACGCTAACCACGGCCCGGACGCTGGCCGAATGCACCGAGTCCTCGGGCACCTGGGGGCAGGTGAAGCTCAGGGGAATGCTCAGGTTGCCCTCGCCGCTCTCGAAGACGCCCGAGGCGGAGGCCGAGCTGCTGGCCCCGTTCCAGCTCAGGTCGTAGTGTGCGGGGGCGCCGCCCTCCTTGACCGTCAGCCCCACCGTTTTGGTCACGGTTTTGCCCGCCCGGCCCTCGGCGCGCGAGTTGGGGGGGTCCAGGGTCACCAGCAGGTTGCGGCAGGTGATGTCAATGCCCCCCACATACCCCGCCGCTGGCACGTGACCAAACAGGCGGTTATGCGACAGCAGCATCAGGTGGCCGCTGTCACCCATGCGGTCGCACAGCGCCTGCGTGACCTCGATAGGCTGGGTGTCCAGGCGCGCGGCGTCTTCGCTGCCAGGGCTCTCCACGATAAAGTTCGGCACGTCGGCCCCCAGCGCGAAAGTCTCGTCACCGTCCACCCACACGCTGCCCCGGCGGGCCACCAGGCTGCCCGCGTCGGCCAGCAGGCCCGTCACGTCTTCCAGGGTGGCCTGCCCGCCCAATTGCAGGCGGTCCCCCACCCGCACCCGGCCGCCGCCGAAAGGCTGACCATTTTTCAGGGCCTCAAAGTCACCCTCGCCCACCGGGCGGTAGAAGTTCAGTTCGGCAGGGCGCCAGGACAGCACGTCAAAGGGGCCCAGGTCAGCCAGTCCCAGCCGGCTCAGGGCCTCCGAGACTGCCCGCACGAACTTCAGGTCCGTCTCCACGCTCAGGGCTGCGCCGGCCTCGGTGGGGGTTTCACGGTTCTGGGCCACGGTGATGTCGTCCCCGTACACGGCCTTGAACTCGGGGCCAATCTTGACGGTCACCAGTTCCAGCTTGGTGGCTTCCAACAGCGGGTCGAGCCAGCCGCCCAGGTTCAGCC
The Deinococcus betulae DNA segment above includes these coding regions:
- a CDS encoding VWD domain-containing protein; the protein is MNDPHPPTTVFPSSPRRPLRTLLLTGTCLALTACGLNTPAAPVAQSPAQAAASPHASVAPQGTPAPASPGRPLPGRAAPSLYVTPSAALLTRAGDSAELTVHYFDPARPGASLPDEVLASLEWANSARGAYTVEPLGKGRVRVTATSAVGSSLIAVRATGPAGTVLTAPPVLVATATATKGTQLLSDQQVIFPVGHLPEGADPGNFPLPGIENGLVGGFSVQELQAALVTRPLDGGKVQLVREPVVLRGPAPALGTRLLGQGGATVMGTVRAAETRGEYSLVQLETEAIALYLGKYDLRLDTTRLTAQGWDLARVHQVAAPAGGASRQARPRPGELCEVSGQLGNGSVQPLELTHDFDFDVYADLMSAEPVMAAKLTAQLGLKSSAEFRGGGSAEVSCELGELDIDLPITGPFAAVLSPTVTLTPSFEASMQLEGGPHLKAEATASVKVIVPVSTDADVAGRHDSDYRRGVQVLPATPTLDWTLEPDFKAWTFEQQAGLYGTGSLNMIVGGQTTRALKRLSGWLNLGGWLDPLLEATKLELVTVKIGPEFKAVYGDDITVAQNRETPTEAGAALSVETDLKFVRAVSEALSRLGLADLGPFDVLSWRPAELNFYRPVGEGDFEALKNGQPFGGGRVRVGDRLQLGGQATLEDVTGLLADAGSLVARRGSVWVDGDETFALGADVPNFIVESPGSEDAARLDTQPIEVTQALCDRMGDSGHLMLLSHNRLFGHVPAAGYVGGIDITCRNLLVTLDPPNSRAEGRAGKTVTKTVGLTVKEGGAPAHYDLSWNGASSSASASGVFESGEGNLSIPLSFTCPQVPEDSVHSASVRAVVSVGGDTATRDATVTFVCKGEAPDGGSTGDPHLETLDGQRYDLQLVGEFVLARTTQSAGDFEVQVRTVKEPNGWFYGQVAWNSAYALRVGQNRVNVAGDGALRVNGQGIGTGVPTVTLPGGGRIDRDGARVTVTWPDGTFVRMHGSSVHLRLAAARRGQVTGLLGNANGQDDDFVVQGAGQPLTNPSAHDLHWTFGHSWRVTDATSLFDYAAGQSTATFTDLSFPSQIVTLDGLRGRDPAAFQQAEDRCLGRDNDPVTPDVPLPPSALEACVMDVLLTDRDAEVLAHHREEHTPGFSVQPSAATVFVGRSLPLRVQLTGGLNPASITWSADQGTVSADGTYTAPAQPGTYKVRAVSGTLTREVTVTVVTPDLSFDIRGTDYNWQDTGITLPANTKVRLVAAGTVFVGDNGTWLNWPLGPEGTDRAGWTYDFPADNVQNRFNLVARVTQPGQPKTDTSALTWGYGFAEWTCVPAGGHLWLTHNDSYTLDNSGRYDVKIDRAPCDP
- a CDS encoding winged helix-turn-helix transcriptional regulator codes for the protein MEDSTPREPSITDVPLCGPQADDAECPVRSILERVGDKWAASVIVNLAQGPARFSTLKRQIDGISQRMLTATLRKLERDGVVDRTVYPSIPPRVDYALTPLGQTLVPTIQALVQWALSNQAEIKAARAEYDAKEQVMNSPVGQ